The region TCCCGTCCCAGTTGCTCCTCCAGTGACCGCATCTGCGTCGTCACCGTCGGCTGGGACAGACCGAGCAGCCGCGCGGCGGCCGTGAACGACCCCGCGCGGTGCACGGCGAGGAAGGTGCGCAGCAGGGAGATGTCCAGGGGAGCCGTCGAGGTATCGGGTTCGCTATGGGGCACAGGGGTGAGCCTACGGTTCGCCTATTTCGCAGTGCCCGCATTCCCGCCCGTGGCGGAGCCCGTCGTCACCGTCCGCTCCACGGAGAACCCGCCCCAGGTGCCGTCCGGCAGCTTCGCCCTGATCCGCACCCGGTACGCGACCCCGGCCTCCCGTCCCACGTAGAAGCTGTAGGTGGCCCTGCCGCTGGGCGGTGTGCCGCCCCAGACGAGCGAGGTCGCCTGTCGTCCGTCCAGGTCGATCCGGTACTCGGTGATCACTCCGTCCGTCCGCGGTGGCAGCCAGGAAAGGTCGAGGTAGTACGCCCCGTCCGTGCGGTGGGAGGTCGCGCGGAACCCGGTCGGCGCGGTGCCGCGGCCGTCGTCCGCGCCCGGCGCGGTGGTGAGCCGGACGGCGGCGCTCGCGGGGGAGAGGTTGTCCGCCGCGTCGCGGGCTCGCACGGTGAAGGCGTACGCGGTGCCGGGCCTCAGCCCGGTGACGACGGTCGCCGTCTGTCCGCCGCCCACGCTGTGGATCTTCGAGCCGCCCTGGTAGACGTCGTACGAGACCACGCCCCGGGAGTCCGTCGACGCCGACCACTCCAGCTGGGCCGCCCGGCTCCCGACCGCCCTGCCGTGCGGGTGTCCGGGGCGGGTCGGGGGCGTGCGGTCGGCGGCGACCTCGACCGGTGTGGTGGCGCGCACCGGCTCGCTGGGCGGTCCGGGGTTCCCGTCGGCGTTCAGCGCCCGGACCGTGAAGACGTACTTCGTGGACGGGACCAGTCTGGTGACGTCCACCATGTGTTCGTCGCCGGGCACCCGCTCGACCCGTGTGGTGCCGCGGTACACCTCGTAGCCGGTGACCTTCACGTCCCCCGAGATGCGGTTCCACATGACGTGCACGCTGGTCGCGCTGCCCGCCGTCGCGGTGACCCCCATCGGGGCCGGGGGCAGCCGCTCGCCCCCGGCGTCGGCTCCCGCACCTCCTCCGCACGCGGTGAGGACGAGCAGTGAGCCGCAGATCAACCCAAGGGAAACGCGTCGCACAGGTCTGCCTTCCCTCGACGGGATTGGTCTGTACCTATAAGACACGGATGACGCGGCCACATCAAGGGGGCGGTGGCCGTTCGTCGGACCGTCCTCGGGCTACGTATGCTGATGGCTGACGCGGTGTGAACTCGCCCTCTTGTCAGGGGAGTTCGTACCCACGGCGCGGACCGCTGTCGTCGCTGATGCCGCGCCGGCGAGGGCGGTCGAGAGGCCCGGGTCGACCACGGCTCGGGCCCTCGGCCGCAATGCACCCGCCGGGCCCGCTGTGCACCGTCCGGCCCCTTCCCGGTGGACGCATCGTCAGAAGCACGCCAAATTTTGCTAAATGACCGTCAATGTCCCCCATGAGAGGGTCTCTTATCGTGCGTGTTCAGTCGCTGACGCTGGCCGCGGCCGGCGTGGCCCTGCTCGCTCCCGCCCCGTTTCCCGCCGCCCGTCCGAGCCCGCCCGTGGCGGTGCGGGAGGGGAAGGTGCGCGCCGCCGATCTGCTCGCCAAGGTCCGTGACTGCGTGCCCGTCTCGAAGGGGCGCTATCGCTCCGACGCCGGCGCCCGCGCCGAGATTCCCGTCTGCGGCGCGCGGGGTGCGGTGTTCTGGAAGGCCGACATGGACATCGACTGCGACGGCCGCCCCGGAATCCTGTGCAACGGGCGGACCGACTCGCTCTTCTCCGGGACCACCGCGTATCAGCAGTCCGACGGGCGGTACCTGAGCGCCGAGACCCTCCCGTACGTCGTCGTGCCCACACCCAGTGGCATCTGGGACCACCGCGCCCATGGCATTCGCGGCGGCTCGGTGGCCGCGGTGATCTACCAGGACCGGGTCCAGTACGCCGTGGTCGGCGACACCGGACCGCGCGAAATCATCGGCGAGGCCTCGTACGCCACGGCCAAGGCGCTCGGCATCCGCCCCGACCCGCACGGCGGCGGGGCGAGCTCCGGGGTCACCTACATCGCCTTCAAGAACTCCCGGGTGTCGCCCATCGAGGATCACGAGGCAGCCGTGACGGCGGGTGAACGGCTGGCCCGGGAGTTCGTGCGCAGCGGTTGAGCGGCCGCGGTGTCGGTTGCATCAGGACCCAAGGCCGTCAGACCGCCGCCCAGCCGTTGTCGACGGGCAGGATGGCGCCGTTGATGTTGCTCGCCGCGTCCGAGGCGAGGAACAGGATGGCGGCGGCCTGCTCCTCGGCCTCGGCCGCGGTGCCCACATTGCCCATGTACGAGGCGAGGACCTGCGGGCCGAGGGCGTCGCGGTCGGCGTCCACGGTGATGGCGGTCTTCGTGCCGCCGGGGGCGATGGCGTTGGCCCGAATGCCCTTGTCGCGGTACGTCACGGCGAGGGACTTGGTGAGACCCGCGATGCCGTGCTTCGAGGCGGTGTACGCGGCGCCCGCGGCGCTGCCGCGCAGGCTCGCCTCGGAAGCGGTGTTCACGATGGAGCCCTTGCCGGCCTCCAGCATGTGAGGCAGCACCGACCGGGTGAGCAGGAAGGGAGCGGTGAGGTTGACCCGGATGACCCGCTCCCACTCCGCGTCGCCGACCTCACCGACCGCCGACATGCGGTCCATGATCCCGGCGTTGTTGACCAGCACGTCCACCCCGCCGAACTGCTCCACGGCGGTCGTGGTCACCCGGTCGACCACGGTCTGCTCGCTGAGGTCGCCCGTCACGGCCACGGCGGTGCCGCCGGCCGCTGCTATCTCCTTGACGACCTTCTCGGCGCCCTCGGCGTTGAGGTCGGCCACGAGGACCCGGGCGCCCTCCGCGGCGAAGGCCAGGGCGGTGGCCCGTCCGATTCCGGAGCCCGCTCCGGTGACGATGACGCTGCGGCCGGCCAGTCCAGTGGTGCTCATGACGTGCTCCCAGAAGTGCGTGCGTAGGGCGACGAGGTCGTCGCGCACACAGTACGACTTAATGTCTCTCAATGACATAAAGTCTGGGGCCGTTTTCGAGATCGTTAGAATCGCGGCAGCCCCGGGCGGCCGCCGCCCGTCGTCGAGTCGAGGAGTCGTCAGTGCCGGACGGCGCGATCACCGAACCACCCGGCCGGGGCGGCGGCCGTACGGGCCGGCCGCCGCTTACCGAGCAGCGCAAGGCCGAGATCCGGCTGGAGATCGCCCGCGCCGCGGTGGAACTGTTCGTCGCCCAAGGGGTGGCCGCGACCACCGGAGAGCAGATCGGGCAGGCTGTCGGTGTCTCCGCGCGGACCGTGTGGCGTTACTTTCCGAGCAAGGAAAGCTGCGTGAGCCCGCTGTTCGCCGCCGGGATCGACGCGATAGCCGCCTCGCTGCGGGAATGGCGCTCCGGTCGGCCGCTCGAGGACGCCCTGGAACGGGCGGCCACGACCGGCGACCCCGCGATGCCCCGACCGCACCTTCCAAAGATCCGGGCGCTGATGAGACTGACCCGGACCGAGCCGGGCCTGCGTGCCGTCTGGCTCCAGGCGCACGACGAGGCTGAGCCTGCCTTCGCCCGTGCCCTTGCCGACCGGGCCGGCCTGCCCGCCGTCGACCTGCGCTCGGAGATCCAGGCCGCCATGCTCAACAGCGCCCTGCGTACGGCGGTCGAGCACTACGCGTGGCGCACGGACGAGGAGCAGCCCGACCCCGCGGTGGCGGAGGCCGAACTGGTGTCGACCGTGCGCTCGGCCCTCGCCATCGTCGCGGAAGGGCTCGCCTGAGGGCTGGGCCGGGCGCCGCTCGACCGCGGTCGGCGCCCGGCCGACGAGGCCTTCGCGCGCCTGCACCCAGACCTTCGTGTCCCTGCACTGAGACCTTCCGGCCCCTGCACCAGCACCTTCCGCCCCCGGCACTCACACTTTCTGGCCCCTGCCCTCACGCCTTCCGGTAGGTGTACGCCTCCGTGGCCGCCGCCTCGACGGCCGCGAGGTCGGCTCCCGTCGAGGCCGTGACGACCGCGGCCACCGCGCCCTCGACGAAGGGCGCGTCCACCAGGCGGCTGTTGTCGGGGAGCTCGTCCCCCTCCGCCAGCAGGGCCTTCACGGTGAGGACCGCGCTGCCCAGGTCGGTGAGCACGGCGACCCCGGCGCCGCGGTCCACCGAGGCGGCCGCCGCGGAGATCAGCTCGGCGCTGGTGCCGAGACCGCCGTCCACCGTGCCGCCGGCCGCGGCGACGGGAGCGGTCGTGTCGCCGCCCGCGAGTCGCGTCGCCAGCTCGGCCACCGAGACGGCGACGGCGGCGCTGTGGGAGACCAGCACGATGCCGACGAGGTTGTCCGTACTGCCCGGGGATTCATTCATCGGAGGCCTCCAGGAGCGCGCCGATCAGCAGGGACGAGGACGTGGCACCCGGATCCTGGTGGCCGATACTGCGCTCGCCCAGATAGCTGGCCCGGCCCTTGCGGGCCTGGAGCGGTGTCGTCGCGACGGCGCCCTCCTCGGCGGCCGTCTTCGCCGCGGCGAAGGACTCGGCGAGCGCGTCCACCGCGGGCACCAGCGCGTCGATCATGGTCTTGTCGCCGGGCGCGGCTCCGCCCAGCGCCATCACCGCGTCCACGCCCTCGCGCAACGCGTCCGTGAACTGTTCCTCGGTGACCTCCGCGGCGTCCCCCAGAGCCTTGCCCGTACGGCGGAGCAAGGTGCCGTACAAGGGCCCCGACGCGCCGCCGACCGTAGAGATCAGCCGGCGTCCGGCGAGGGTGAGAACGGCACCGGGAGTGTCCGGCGCCTCCTTCTCCAGCGAGACCACCACGGCGGTGAACCCGCGCTGCAGATTGCTGCCGTGGTCGGCGTCGCCGATCGGCGAGTCCAGAGCGGTGAGCCGCTCCGCCTCGCGGTCCACGGACGCGGCGATCGCCGTCATCCAACGGCGGAAGAACTCGGCGTCGAGCACAGAATCTCCTTGCGTGGTACGAACGTTGACCGGGCGGAACGGCGACATCACGCCGATGCCGCCGGGGTTCACGCGCCCCAGCGCAACGCGGGCGTCTTCACCGGCGCGTCCCACAGCCGCAGCAGCTCCTCGTCCACCTGGCACAGCGTCACCGAGGCGCCCGCCATGTCCAGCGAGGTGACGTAGTTCCCGACCAGCGTGCGTGCCACGGGTACCCCGCGTTCGGTGAGCACCCGCTGCACCTCCGCGTGGAACCCGTACAGCTCCAGGAGCGGCGTCGCGCCCATGCCGTTGACCAGCAACAGGACGGGATTGCGCGGGTTCAGGTCCTCCAGGATCGCGTGCACCGAGAAGTCGGCGATCTCGTGCGAGGTCATCATCGCGCGCCGCTCCCGGCCCGGCTCGCCGTGGATGCCGACGCCGAGCTCCAGCTCCCCGGGCGGGAGGTCGAAGGTGGGGCTGCCCTTGGCCGGCGTGGTGCAGGCGCTCAGTGCGACACCGAAGCTGCGGGAGTTCTCGTTGACCTGCCGGGCCAGTGCCTGTACCCGCTCCAGCGGGGCGCCCTCCTCGGCCGCGGCGCCCGCGATCTTCTCCACGAACAGGGTCGCGCCGGTGCCGCGCCGCCCGGCGGTGTACAGACTGTCGGTGACGGCGACGTCGTCATTGACGAGGACCTTCGCCACCTGGATGCCCTCGTCCTCGGCGAGCTCGGCCGCCATGTCGAAGTTGAGCACGTCCCCCGTGTAGTTCTTCACGATGAACAGCACGCCCGCGCCGCTGTTCACGGCCGCCGCCGCGCGCAGCATCTGGTCCGGCACCGGTGACGTGAAGACCTCGCCCGGACAGGCAGCCGACAGCATCCCGGGGCCCACGAAACCGCCGTGCAGCGGTTCGTGCCCCGACCCGCCGCCGGAGACGAGTCCCACCCTGCCGGGTACCGGCGCGTCCCGCCGTACGATCACCCTGTTGTCCACATCCACCGTCAGCTCGGGATGCGCGGCCGCCATACCCCGCAGCGCGTCCGCGACCACCGTCTCCGCCACGTTGATGAGCATCTTCACGGGTACCTCCTGGTGAGACTAATGGATGAGCCTCTGACCCCTACTTTCGCAGGTCAGACCACGTTGGGTTGGCTAATGATCTCGGCGGTTCGTGTCGGTCGGAAGCGGGTTGCGGCGGTACTGATGCTGACCTGTTGCTGACTTTGGTGACAGGGGGTCCGACGTGGCTGGCATGCATACGGATCGACCCGAGAAGCCTGCTCCGGGAAGTATCGGCGCCGGGGATGCGGGGATCGTCTGTGCGGATGCGAACGGAAACGTCTGCGGCTGTCCGGCTGCCGGGCGAACCCCGCCCTCGGGGCGGACTGTGGAGACACTGTCCGACGGAGTGTTCGTCGGAGGCGCGGAGAGCTCCGGCGCGAGTGTAGTAAGCACTTCGTGTCTCGATCCCAGGCTCGGCGTGTTCCCCATTCCATGCAGGCCTGGTGGTGGAGCAGTCTGTTGCGGCCCGCTGAACCGAGCATCCCCGAAATTCTGGCTGGCTGCCAGATGTCGTGAAGGGGGTCGGAGGGCAGGGTGGCCGCAGCCCTGGGGGGTGCATTCGGTGGTGGGGATCGTCGCCCGGTGGAACTTCATCGGGCGCTCCCGGCGGGGCATCGAACAGGACCGGAAGGACTGGACGGAGGGGACTCGCTTCGGTGAGGTACACGGCTGCGGGGGCGCCCCGCTGCCCGCACCGGAAGTCCCACCGCTGTCGCGGGGTCGAGTGCGTTGACCTGCGGTCATGCTTTGGAGCGGGCATCCGGGAGTCCTGGGTGGTGCCCCCTGGGCACGAGTGATCAGGGGGAGAGGCGCGTCTCGTGGTGGTCGAACCGGGCCGGACTGCAGCGTGCAGGCGAAGGCGTCTGCGACCAGGTCTGATCAGACACGGCCCATCAGGTCGTCAGTGATGCCGATACCCGGCGGGTCGTCGCCGGATCGCTGGGTTGTCCCGGCGGCGGTTGGAAGCGCGCAGAAAGCGGCCCGAAGCGCGCCCGGCTCGCCCGGAGATCTTCGGGGGCGATGCCGGTCGGGCCAGGCGCTGTGAACCGGCTCTCTGGCGTCGTGGGTGGCCCCGGACACGGGTGGGTGGTGACCAGGCCGTCGTGAGGCTCGCCGACGCCTGACCACTTTGCCGCGTCCTCACCAGTTCCGATGGAAACATCGGGTGGTACCACGCTCGCCGCTTGCCCCGAACCGGCCGCGGCTTCGCCGGCAGCGGGAGTCCGGCCCGGTTGCCGGCCGCCAATTCCACGGGCCGATCGCTCGGCGGCCGGTGGCGGAGGGGCTTGTGCCGGTTCTACGGGTGCATCGCGGTGGTGAAGTACCACAGCAGGTAGGCCGCCATGACGAGCGTGACCGGCACGCCGACGAGGAGGCGGATCAGCAGGATGACGGTCCTGGCCCACGGTCGCCCCGTGCCTGTCGCGAAGTCGGGCCTGGCGGGGTCGTAGGAGATCTCGATCTCGTAGTGCCCCAACTGCGGGCCGGCGCGGTGGATTTCGTGAGTGGCGCCGGCGGTGTCGGTGAAGCGGTATATCCGGGCGCCGTGCGAGTTGTCGTCCTCCCCGGGCACGTAGGCCACGAATGTGGCGACGGTGGTCACGCCGTAACGGTGCAGCAGCCACCAGGTCACCGTGGCGCGCCACGTGCCGCGGGCGACGGCGCAGCCGAACACAAGCCCCGCAAAGGTGCCGGCCCACAGCTTGGCGAGGGACCCGTCGCCCGCCAGTGCGGGGAGCAGCAGGCCGACGGCGAACAGGCAGGTGAGCGCGCCACAGGCCCACCACTCGTCCGTGGACAGGAACGGTCTGCACGGTGTCCTGGGCATGAATGGGCGCTCCGCCGCCTTCACCAGGGCCGCGCCGTTGATGCGTCTTTCGGCCTCGTCCCGTTGCGGCACGGCCGCGTTGACGGAGTGCGCGAAGGCCTCCACCGCCTCGGTGCTGCGGGAGCCGATCGCGCAGACCGTTGTCGCGTCGGCTCCGGTGGCCGCCGATTTCAGCCGGATTTCGGCAGTCGGGCGCTTGCTCCTGGCGACATGGACGGTCTCGATCGCGGCGAGGGGAATGACCAGCCGGATCCCTGCCCGGTCCAGCACGACGGCCTCGCTCTGCAGGTGCGCGGTTCCGCCTCTGCCACGCAACATGGTTCCGGGCGCAGGCTTCGCATCTCTCACAGCCATGACTGGGTCCACCAATGGTCAACTGGGTTCTTTTTTGTGGGAGTTGAAGTCAACTCCAGAGCAGCGCGGCGTCAGGCCGCGAGCGATTGCAGAGCCTGCCCGGACGGCACCCGCGCCGCGCTGAACCGGCTGTGAGCGACCGAAGTCGGGGTCATCGGTTCTGCCACAGCCGCACCGTGCGGTCGAGGCCGCCGGAGGCCAGGGTCCTGCCGTCCGGGCTGAAGGCCACCGTTGTCACCTTGTCGGTGTGGCCGGTGAGGGTGTCGATGGGGACGAGGTCGAGTGTGCTCGAGTCCCACAGCCGCACGGTCCTGTCCTCGCTGCCGGTGGCCAGGGTGTCTCCGTCCGGGCTGAACGCCACCGTCGTCACCGCGCCGGTGTGGCCGGTGAGCGTGGCGGTGACGGTGCCTGTCACGTAGTCCCACACCCGCACGATGTTGTCGGCGCTGCCCGTGGCCATGATGTAGCCGACCCGCCCGAACGCGACCGATGTGAAGCCGTGCCTGCGCGGGGCTTCGAGGGTGGCGTCGACGGTCCGAGTGAGCAAGTCCCACAGCCGCACCGGGCTTTCGGTGAGGTCCGCGCTGCCGGTGACCAGGGTCAGGCCGTCCGGGCTGAAGGCCACCTTTGTCAGGTCTTCGACGTGGTCGGCCCAGGGGGTGGTGGCGGTGCCCTCGGCCACGTCCCACAACCGCAGCGTGCTGCCGGTGCCCCGGGCCCCGGACAGCCCGGCGGCCAGCGTCTTGCCGTCCGGACTGAACGCCACGCTGTCGGCGTGGCCGTCGAGGACGGTGAGCGTGGCCTTGCGGGGGTCGGCGGCGTCGTCGGCTCTGGACTCGATCACTGTGAGCGGGACGGCGACGGCGGTCGCTCCGAGGGCGGCGAGCAGCAGCGTGCGGCGCCGCACCTTGGC is a window of Streptomyces mirabilis DNA encoding:
- a CDS encoding WD40 repeat domain-containing protein, with product MKPPAKVRRRTLLLAALGATAVAVPLTVIESRADDAADPRKATLTVLDGHADSVAFSPDGKTLAAGLSGARGTGSTLRLWDVAEGTATTPWADHVEDLTKVAFSPDGLTLVTGSADLTESPVRLWDLLTRTVDATLEAPRRHGFTSVAFGRVGYIMATGSADNIVRVWDYVTGTVTATLTGHTGAVTTVAFSPDGDTLATGSEDRTVRLWDSSTLDLVPIDTLTGHTDKVTTVAFSPDGRTLASGGLDRTVRLWQNR
- a CDS encoding fibronectin type III domain-containing protein: MRRVSLGLICGSLLVLTACGGGAGADAGGERLPPAPMGVTATAGSATSVHVMWNRISGDVKVTGYEVYRGTTRVERVPGDEHMVDVTRLVPSTKYVFTVRALNADGNPGPPSEPVRATTPVEVAADRTPPTRPGHPHGRAVGSRAAQLEWSASTDSRGVVSYDVYQGGSKIHSVGGGQTATVVTGLRPGTAYAFTVRARDAADNLSPASAAVRLTTAPGADDGRGTAPTGFRATSHRTDGAYYLDLSWLPPRTDGVITEYRIDLDGRQATSLVWGGTPPSGRATYSFYVGREAGVAYRVRIRAKLPDGTWGGFSVERTVTTGSATGGNAGTAK
- a CDS encoding TetR/AcrR family transcriptional regulator, with protein sequence MPDGAITEPPGRGGGRTGRPPLTEQRKAEIRLEIARAAVELFVAQGVAATTGEQIGQAVGVSARTVWRYFPSKESCVSPLFAAGIDAIAASLREWRSGRPLEDALERAATTGDPAMPRPHLPKIRALMRLTRTEPGLRAVWLQAHDEAEPAFARALADRAGLPAVDLRSEIQAAMLNSALRTAVEHYAWRTDEEQPDPAVAEAELVSTVRSALAIVAEGLA
- the dhaL gene encoding dihydroxyacetone kinase subunit DhaL codes for the protein MLDAEFFRRWMTAIAASVDREAERLTALDSPIGDADHGSNLQRGFTAVVVSLEKEAPDTPGAVLTLAGRRLISTVGGASGPLYGTLLRRTGKALGDAAEVTEEQFTDALREGVDAVMALGGAAPGDKTMIDALVPAVDALAESFAAAKTAAEEGAVATTPLQARKGRASYLGERSIGHQDPGATSSSLLIGALLEASDE
- a CDS encoding PTS-dependent dihydroxyacetone kinase phosphotransferase subunit DhaM; this encodes MNESPGSTDNLVGIVLVSHSAAVAVSVAELATRLAGGDTTAPVAAAGGTVDGGLGTSAELISAAAASVDRGAGVAVLTDLGSAVLTVKALLAEGDELPDNSRLVDAPFVEGAVAAVVTASTGADLAAVEAAATEAYTYRKA
- the dhaK gene encoding dihydroxyacetone kinase subunit DhaK; translation: MKMLINVAETVVADALRGMAAAHPELTVDVDNRVIVRRDAPVPGRVGLVSGGGSGHEPLHGGFVGPGMLSAACPGEVFTSPVPDQMLRAAAAVNSGAGVLFIVKNYTGDVLNFDMAAELAEDEGIQVAKVLVNDDVAVTDSLYTAGRRGTGATLFVEKIAGAAAEEGAPLERVQALARQVNENSRSFGVALSACTTPAKGSPTFDLPPGELELGVGIHGEPGRERRAMMTSHEIADFSVHAILEDLNPRNPVLLLVNGMGATPLLELYGFHAEVQRVLTERGVPVARTLVGNYVTSLDMAGASVTLCQVDEELLRLWDAPVKTPALRWGA
- a CDS encoding SDR family NAD(P)-dependent oxidoreductase, which codes for MSTTGLAGRSVIVTGAGSGIGRATALAFAAEGARVLVADLNAEGAEKVVKEIAAAGGTAVAVTGDLSEQTVVDRVTTTAVEQFGGVDVLVNNAGIMDRMSAVGEVGDAEWERVIRVNLTAPFLLTRSVLPHMLEAGKGSIVNTASEASLRGSAAGAAYTASKHGIAGLTKSLAVTYRDKGIRANAIAPGGTKTAITVDADRDALGPQVLASYMGNVGTAAEAEEQAAAILFLASDAASNINGAILPVDNGWAAV
- a CDS encoding glycoside hydrolase family 75 protein; this translates as MRVQSLTLAAAGVALLAPAPFPAARPSPPVAVREGKVRAADLLAKVRDCVPVSKGRYRSDAGARAEIPVCGARGAVFWKADMDIDCDGRPGILCNGRTDSLFSGTTAYQQSDGRYLSAETLPYVVVPTPSGIWDHRAHGIRGGSVAAVIYQDRVQYAVVGDTGPREIIGEASYATAKALGIRPDPHGGGASSGVTYIAFKNSRVSPIEDHEAAVTAGERLAREFVRSG